From the genome of Moritella sp. F3, one region includes:
- a CDS encoding chitinase, giving the protein MFKRTLLSIFIGYGVVLNSYAMTPQEDPLNPTGFIVSQSDIQAAEDAKTLDPMYDIWAQALRTQPNTVVDTIEPGLASNPDNVKRLERVFPQAEWDFLTQMATPEYTYTRLLRAVGKFPAFCGEYTDGRNSDAICKKSIITAFAHFSQETGGHIAKDNISDNPQALEEWQQALVHVREMGWSEGQEGYTTGCGQNDWQNARWPCSPGQGYFGRGAKQLSYHFNYGMFSEVMYDGDATVLLDNPGLVADSWLNLASAIWFFLTPQAPKPAMLHVIDRTWSPSQREADAGITYGFGTTINVINGGIECGEQNKNKGQPVNRIRYWEGLSAHYQIPLESDEKNTCYQQTPYGSINLNGATDVLYTNWDGNWKYYADRPGGASFECELVGFQTAYSALVPGDYGKCVTNFYGSHAGWPEVRIVPDSEIPTIPTEPTDPGAGGVAAWDTSKVYASAGEQVSYKGSIYESKWWTQGDLPDAGGPWLFIKAVTTTPVAATSADFASTDFIAWEAGASQVANGDKVTNSGKCFIAKNAPGVWDTPTVSNNLWDEISCQ; this is encoded by the coding sequence ATGTTTAAACGTACACTTCTATCTATTTTTATTGGCTATGGGGTTGTGCTTAACAGCTACGCAATGACCCCACAAGAAGATCCACTTAATCCTACCGGATTTATAGTTTCTCAATCAGATATTCAAGCGGCGGAAGATGCTAAAACATTGGACCCTATGTATGATATTTGGGCTCAAGCATTACGCACACAACCTAACACAGTGGTCGACACCATTGAACCAGGTTTAGCGTCAAACCCAGACAATGTTAAACGCTTAGAACGTGTTTTTCCACAAGCAGAATGGGACTTCTTAACGCAGATGGCAACTCCTGAATATACCTACACACGTTTACTACGTGCTGTTGGTAAATTCCCTGCATTTTGTGGAGAGTACACAGATGGCCGTAACTCAGATGCCATTTGTAAAAAATCAATCATTACTGCATTCGCTCACTTTTCACAAGAAACGGGCGGGCATATTGCTAAAGACAATATCTCAGACAACCCGCAAGCATTAGAAGAATGGCAACAAGCGCTTGTACACGTTCGTGAAATGGGTTGGTCTGAAGGCCAAGAAGGCTATACAACAGGTTGTGGTCAAAATGATTGGCAAAATGCCCGCTGGCCATGTTCTCCAGGACAGGGTTATTTTGGTCGTGGTGCAAAACAACTTTCTTACCACTTTAACTACGGTATGTTCTCTGAAGTCATGTACGACGGCGATGCAACGGTACTGTTAGATAACCCTGGTTTAGTTGCTGATTCTTGGTTAAACCTTGCATCTGCTATTTGGTTCTTTTTAACCCCACAAGCACCAAAACCAGCAATGTTACATGTTATTGACCGTACATGGTCTCCATCACAGCGCGAAGCAGATGCCGGTATTACCTATGGTTTCGGCACAACGATTAACGTGATTAATGGCGGGATTGAATGTGGGGAGCAAAACAAAAATAAAGGTCAGCCAGTAAACCGAATTCGTTACTGGGAAGGGTTATCAGCACACTACCAAATACCTCTTGAGTCCGATGAGAAAAACACCTGTTACCAACAAACCCCCTACGGCAGTATTAACCTGAATGGCGCAACCGATGTGCTGTATACAAACTGGGATGGTAACTGGAAGTATTACGCAGATCGTCCAGGTGGCGCTTCGTTTGAGTGTGAATTAGTTGGTTTCCAAACCGCTTATTCGGCTCTTGTACCAGGTGATTATGGAAAATGTGTAACAAACTTCTATGGTTCTCACGCTGGCTGGCCTGAAGTACGTATAGTACCTGACAGTGAAATACCTACAATACCAACAGAACCGACAGACCCCGGAGCAGGCGGTGTTGCGGCTTGGGATACCAGTAAAGTGTATGCTTCAGCGGGTGAACAAGTGAGTTATAAGGGCTCTATCTATGAAAGTAAGTGGTGGACACAAGGTGATTTACCAGACGCAGGTGGTCCATGGTTATTCATTAAGGCAGTAACAACGACGCCCGTGGCAGCAACGTCTGCAGACTTTGCATCGACGGATTTCATCGCTTGGGAAGCTGGTGCATCTCAAGTTGCTAACGGGGACAAAGTAACAAATTCAGGTAAGTGTTTTATTGCTAAAAATGCTCCTGGCGTTTGGGATACACCAACGGTTTCTAACAATCTATGGGACGAAATATCTTGCCAATAA
- a CDS encoding formate dehydrogenase subunit gamma yields MTKRIQHWFTLLVSVLMLSFTLSAFASEPADGKTRSERLGESSVQGELAGFAGADYWRAVRDGQEGYTTSKSPEHGVLISVPGQAWFILKEKWMSPLGALAIFGSIGLVVLAYFTIGPLKLSKAKTGRKIKRWSLVDRTLHWSMAFTFLSLAVTGLLLVYGKHFLKPIIPRDIWAMIIYGAKQYHNYVGPLFAILLFTVMIKWWRKSLFTKVDIKWFMKMGGMVGKHKGSHPSADFSNGGEKALFWLLIFCGVFITFSGFVLDFPLFDQTRRDMELSNLVHMLASLVLICGFVFHIYVGLVGIEASLEGMVTGEVDETWAKEHHDIWYEKVKDLPENQSTTEPASKAKPEDK; encoded by the coding sequence ATGACTAAGCGAATTCAACATTGGTTCACTCTGCTAGTGAGTGTATTAATGCTGAGCTTTACCTTGTCAGCATTTGCGAGTGAACCCGCAGATGGCAAGACGCGCAGTGAACGTTTAGGCGAATCGTCAGTACAAGGTGAGCTTGCTGGTTTTGCTGGCGCTGATTATTGGCGTGCCGTGCGAGATGGCCAAGAGGGTTACACGACATCAAAGTCACCTGAACACGGTGTGCTGATTAGTGTACCTGGACAAGCTTGGTTTATTCTCAAAGAAAAGTGGATGTCACCATTAGGTGCATTAGCGATCTTTGGCAGTATCGGATTAGTGGTACTGGCTTATTTCACTATCGGTCCATTAAAGCTGAGTAAAGCTAAAACTGGCCGTAAAATTAAGCGTTGGAGTTTGGTTGACCGTACACTGCATTGGAGTATGGCATTTACCTTCTTAAGCTTGGCAGTGACAGGGCTATTACTGGTCTATGGTAAGCATTTTCTTAAACCGATTATTCCCCGTGATATCTGGGCCATGATTATTTATGGCGCGAAGCAGTATCACAACTATGTTGGCCCTTTGTTTGCCATTTTACTGTTTACGGTGATGATTAAGTGGTGGCGTAAGAGTCTGTTTACCAAAGTCGATATCAAATGGTTCATGAAAATGGGCGGAATGGTCGGTAAACATAAAGGTTCGCACCCATCTGCAGACTTCTCTAACGGTGGTGAAAAAGCGCTGTTTTGGTTGCTGATATTTTGTGGTGTATTTATTACCTTTAGTGGTTTTGTGCTGGATTTCCCGTTGTTTGATCAGACACGTCGTGACATGGAGCTATCTAACTTAGTTCATATGCTGGCATCGTTAGTATTGATCTGTGGTTTTGTATTCCATATCTATGTTGGCTTAGTGGGTATCGAAGCATCACTAGAGGGCATGGTGACTGGTGAAGTTGATGAAACGTGGGCGAAAGAGCACCATGATATTTGGTATGAAAAAGTAAAAGACTTACCAGAGAATCAGTCGACTACAGAGCCAGCGTCAAAGGCAAAGCCAGAAGATAAATAG
- the fdh3B gene encoding formate dehydrogenase FDH3 subunit beta, with the protein MASMKFLCDSKRCIECNGCVTACKNENDDALEWGIQRRRVVTLNDGEPGESSISVACMHCTDAPCMAVCPADCFERTEDGVVLHDKDLCIGCGYCLFACPFGAPQFPKQDAFGERGKMDKCTFCAGGPNVEDGSAEEKEKYGANRIAEGKLPMCASLCSTKALLAGDASKISDVYAERVVARGAKNAGWASTADLAYDASKPQES; encoded by the coding sequence ATGGCGAGTATGAAATTTCTGTGTGACTCGAAACGTTGTATTGAATGCAATGGTTGTGTTACCGCATGTAAGAACGAAAATGATGATGCCCTTGAATGGGGTATCCAACGCCGCCGTGTTGTTACTTTAAACGACGGTGAACCAGGTGAAAGCTCAATTTCTGTGGCATGTATGCATTGTACTGATGCACCGTGTATGGCTGTTTGTCCTGCAGATTGCTTTGAGCGTACTGAAGATGGTGTTGTACTACACGATAAAGATCTGTGTATTGGTTGTGGTTATTGCTTGTTTGCCTGCCCATTTGGCGCGCCGCAATTTCCAAAGCAAGATGCTTTTGGTGAACGTGGCAAGATGGACAAGTGTACCTTCTGTGCTGGTGGACCAAATGTAGAAGACGGTTCAGCTGAAGAGAAAGAAAAATACGGCGCCAACCGTATCGCTGAAGGTAAGTTACCTATGTGTGCATCACTTTGTTCTACTAAGGCCTTGCTTGCTGGTGATGCATCTAAGATCTCTGATGTTTATGCTGAGCGTGTTGTTGCCCGTGGTGCTAAGAATGCAGGTTGGGCAAGTACTGCTGACCTTGCTTATGACGCGAGCAAACCACAAGAAAGCTAA